A genomic region of Zea mays cultivar B73 chromosome 6, Zm-B73-REFERENCE-NAM-5.0, whole genome shotgun sequence contains the following coding sequences:
- the LOC542737 gene encoding glucose-1-phosphate adenylyltransferase large subunit 2, chloroplastic/amyloplastic: MQFSSVLPLEGKACMSPVRRGSGGYGSERMRINCCSIRRNKALRRMCFSARGAVSSTQCVLTSDAGPDTLVVRTSFRRNYADPNEVAAVILGGGTGTQLFPLTSTRATPAVPIGGCYRLIDIPMSNCFNSGINKIFVMTQFNSASLNRHIHRTYLGGGINFTDGSVEVLAATQMPGEAAGWFQGTADAVRKFIWVLEDYYKHKAIEHILILSGDQLYRMDYMELVQKHVDDNADITLSCAPVGESRASDYGLVKFDSSGRVIQFSEKPKGAALEEMKVDTSFLNFAIDSPAEYPYIASMGVYVFKRDVLLDLLKSRYAELHDFGSEILPKALHEHNVQAYVFTDYWEDIGTIRSFFDANMALCEQPPKFEFYDPKTPFFTSPRYLPPTKSDKCRIKDAIISHGCFLRECAIEHSIVGVRSRLNSGCELKNTMMMGADLYETEDEISRLLAEGKVPIGVGENTKISNCIIDMNARVGRNVSITNKEGVQEADRPDEGYYIRSGIVVVLKNATIKDGTVI; encoded by the exons ATGCAGTTCAGCAGCGTGCTTCCCCTAGAGGGAAAAGCGTGTATGAGCCCAGTGAGGAGAGGCAGTGGAGGTTATGGGAGTGAGAGGATGAGGATCAACTGCTGCAGCATCAGGCGCAACAAGGCACTGAGGAGGATGTGTTTCAGTGCAAGGGGTGCTGTGAGCAGCACGCAGTGTGTGCTCACATCAGATGCTGGCCCAGACACTCTT GTCGTCCGAACATCCTTTCGGAGGAATTATGCTGATCCTAATGAAGTCGCTGCCGTCATTTTGGGTGGTGGTACCGGGACTCAGCTTTTCCCTCTCACAAGCACAAGGGCCACCCCTGCT GTTCCTATTGGAGGATGTTACAGGCTTATTGATATCCCCATGAGCAACTGTTTCAACAGTGGCATAAACAAGATATTTGTTATGACTCAGTTCAACTCAGCTTCTCTTAACCGTCACATTCATCGTACCTATCTTGGTGGGGGGATCAACTTCACTGATGGATCTGTTGAG GTGCTGGCTGCAACACAAATGCCTGGGGAGGCTGCTGGTTGGTTCCAGGGCACAGCAGACGCCGTTAGAAAATTTATCTGGGTACTTGAG GATTATTACAAGCATAAAGCTATAGAACACATTTTGATTTTGTCAGGAGATCAACTCTATCGTATGGATTACATGGAGCTTGTGCAG AAACATGTCGATGACAATGCAGACATAACTTTATCATGCGCTCCTGTTGGAGAGAG TCGAGCATCTGACTATGGATTAGTTAAGTTCGATAGTTCAGGCCGTGTAATTCAGTTCTCTGAGAAACCAAAGGGTGCTGCCTTGGAAGAAATG AAAGTGGATACCAGCTTCCTCAATTTCGCCATTGATTCCCCAGCTGAATATCCCTATATCGCTTCAATGGGAGTTTACGTTTTTAAGAGAGATGTTTTGTTAGACCTTCTAAA GTCACGGTATGCTGAACTGCATGACTTTGGTTCTGAAATTCTGCCCAAGGCTttgcatgagcacaatgtacag GCATATGTTTTCACTGACTACTGGGAGGACATTGGAACAATCAGATCTTTCTTTGATGCAAACATGGCCCTCTGCGAGCAG CCTCCAAAGTTCGAGTTTTACGATCCGAAAACACCATTCTTCACTTCCCCTCGGTACTTGCCACCAACGAAGTCGGATAAGTGCAGG ATTAAAGACGCGATCATTTCACACGGCTGCTTCTTGCGTGAGTGTGCCATCGAGCACTCTATTGTTGGTGTTCGCTCACGCCTAAACTCTGGATGCGAGCTCAAG AATACCATGATGATGGGTGCGGATTTGTATGAGACCGAAGACGAGATCTCAAGGCTACTGGCAGAGGGCAAGGTGCCCATTGGCGTAGGGGAGAACACGAAGATAAG CAACTGCATCATCGACATGAATGCCAGGGTTGGAAGGAACGTCTCCATAACAAACAAAGAG GGCGTCCAAGAAGCCGACCGGCCGGACGAAGGATACTACATCCGGTCTGGGATCGTGGTAGTCCTGAAGAACGCAACCATCAAGGACGGCACCGTCATATAG